Proteins encoded in a region of the Nocardia asteroides genome:
- a CDS encoding phosphate transport system regulatory protein PhoU, whose product MRTRYHDHLEQLADQLRVMCVRNREAIAMATDALLGADLELAERTIDYCAETVAMREDTEHAAVTLLALEAPVAGELRQVVTALQLIDDLTRMSTLTEHIARAARRRHPGGAVPAAVRNLMTHMGETAVDLADAAVGVLTTADPVDAADLDARDDTMDELHRDLFAAVLAEGWDNGTTAAVDVTLLGRYYERFADHAVEVGRRTLYMTTGHRPDDTAAKSPV is encoded by the coding sequence GTGCGCACCCGCTACCACGATCACCTCGAGCAGTTGGCCGACCAACTGCGGGTGATGTGCGTGCGCAACCGCGAGGCCATCGCGATGGCCACCGACGCGCTCCTCGGCGCCGATCTGGAGCTGGCCGAACGGACGATCGACTACTGCGCCGAAACCGTCGCGATGCGTGAGGACACCGAGCACGCCGCGGTCACGCTGCTGGCGCTCGAAGCCCCTGTCGCGGGAGAACTGCGGCAGGTGGTGACCGCGCTGCAGCTGATCGATGACCTGACCCGGATGAGCACGCTGACCGAACACATCGCCCGCGCCGCCAGACGCCGCCATCCGGGCGGCGCGGTCCCCGCAGCGGTGCGAAACCTGATGACGCATATGGGTGAGACGGCCGTCGACCTCGCGGATGCCGCGGTCGGCGTGCTGACCACGGCCGATCCCGTCGATGCCGCGGACCTCGATGCCCGCGACGACACCATGGACGAGCTGCACCGAGACCTGTTCGCAGCGGTTCTCGCCGAGGGATGGGACAACGGCACCACCGCCGCGGTCGATGTCACCCTGCTCGGCCGCTACTACGAGCGCTTCGCAGACCATGCGGTCGAGGTCGGCCGCCGCACCCTTTACATGACCACCGGCCACCGCCCCGACGACACGGCCGCGAAGTCCCCCGTCTAG
- a CDS encoding MFS transporter, translating into MTGNKSAVLTRRAGSAPLRHARAAVAVLFALGGFVFAGWAVRIPAVAHRLHAAPGELGLALLTMSVTAVATMSAGGVICRRWGAARVAAVAATMLSATVVLPPLATSVPLLALALAVFGVAFGALDVAVNTVAVDLVAALERPLMPALHAANSLGSLAGAAVGAVLAAHLSPAGHLLSVAPLGVVLASAAGWVLSADPVPRAPSSPSGSAAGDRPAWIVAMFGVVGLCAAFAQGGLDNWVPLHLRADLGVTEGLAAAGYGLVQGAMTVGRLAGGALIAAAGPGCVLLTGGLAACFGTTVAALTSWPWLALAGLGIAGLGLANLFPLAVAAAGARGGSNGVAVATTLGYGGILLAPPAIGFAAEVADLPRALLLVPVLVAGATAVGYALRCHT; encoded by the coding sequence ATGACTGGTAACAAATCGGCTGTGCTCACTCGGCGGGCGGGCTCCGCGCCGCTGCGGCATGCCAGGGCCGCGGTGGCGGTCTTGTTCGCCCTCGGAGGGTTCGTCTTCGCGGGATGGGCGGTGCGCATTCCCGCTGTAGCGCACCGCCTGCACGCCGCACCAGGCGAACTCGGTTTGGCTCTTCTGACCATGTCGGTCACAGCGGTGGCGACGATGTCGGCCGGTGGGGTGATCTGTCGACGCTGGGGCGCCGCCCGGGTGGCGGCCGTGGCGGCGACGATGCTGTCGGCGACGGTGGTACTGCCGCCACTGGCGACGTCCGTGCCGCTCCTCGCTCTGGCGTTGGCCGTCTTCGGCGTGGCCTTCGGAGCGCTCGACGTCGCCGTCAACACGGTAGCTGTCGACCTGGTCGCCGCGCTGGAACGCCCGCTGATGCCTGCGCTGCACGCGGCCAACAGTCTGGGCAGCCTGGCCGGGGCCGCGGTCGGTGCGGTGCTCGCCGCACACCTCTCGCCTGCCGGGCACCTGCTGTCGGTGGCCCCGCTGGGCGTCGTGCTGGCCTCGGCGGCCGGGTGGGTATTGAGCGCTGACCCCGTTCCCCGCGCGCCGTCGTCGCCATCCGGCTCGGCAGCGGGGGATCGCCCGGCCTGGATCGTCGCGATGTTCGGTGTAGTCGGGTTATGTGCGGCCTTCGCCCAAGGCGGCCTGGACAATTGGGTGCCGCTGCATCTGCGCGCGGATCTGGGGGTGACCGAGGGGCTGGCGGCGGCGGGGTACGGGCTCGTTCAGGGCGCCATGACAGTTGGCCGGTTGGCGGGGGGCGCGCTGATCGCCGCGGCCGGGCCAGGGTGTGTCCTGCTGACCGGCGGTCTGGCAGCGTGTTTCGGGACGACTGTCGCCGCGCTCACGTCCTGGCCGTGGCTCGCGCTCGCGGGTCTCGGCATCGCCGGGCTGGGGCTTGCCAACCTCTTTCCGCTCGCGGTCGCGGCGGCGGGGGCTCGCGGCGGCTCGAATGGCGTTGCGGTCGCGACCACCCTCGGCTACGGCGGGATCCTGCTGGCGCCGCCGGCGATCGGCTTCGCCGCCGAGGTCGCCGATTTGCCGCGAGCGCTGCTACTCGTCCCGGTGCTCGTCGCAGGCGCTACCGCGGTCGGATACGCGCTCCGCTGCCATACATAG